Proteins encoded by one window of Culicoides brevitarsis isolate CSIRO-B50_1 chromosome 2, AGI_CSIRO_Cbre_v1, whole genome shotgun sequence:
- the LOC134828674 gene encoding probable 4-coumarate--CoA ligase 1, with protein MSVTFDAEKKIWYGPTKEYTYGNLGVAEVIFTFLKNNPEHVAQISDDTGKVYTSKAILKAAISFAQVLKAKNVGKNDNVLSLMDNHHYMMPAWLGVTFAGAVLCPFAMTDNSVKEEISDIVDQVQPKIFITSRLDLVDYFKSIFKNLNLDCPIYIYENTIDGCHDLKPLLEQDVDIDAFEVPKVENSAKDIVMLTLSSATTGKPKLINTTHMQVIAGLPTDFGKVIIASTNKPGWSAENNLAFGCLTQPYTRVITAKDQTIDEFLELIDRHKVNIVSIKPKDIYAAIRSPTIKTVDLSHLKMVGSSGQHLSTKIADEFQSYMTGGTVVNVYGTSDVGIAITQIVFGKTKPGSVGQINANVTLRIVSESGENLGVNEMGEIYVKCNVPFAGYYKNEKMTKEALDEEGFYRTADIGYVDAEGNVFLVDRKKFLISYGGEFLNQSEIEKIVLEHVKGVEAVCVVDVEHSEYNVIPIICIIPEKGVTLNEQEIIDTVHKNYNRKFYTKVFFVDDMPMTLSGKFKKYMVRDQILKMNNGKI; from the exons atgtcagttaCTTTTgatgcagagaaaaaaatctggtATGGACCCACCAAGGAATATACTTACGGAAATTTAGGAGTTGCCGAAGTGATTTTCACCTTTTTGAAGAATAATCCGGAACATGTCGCACAAATAAGTGACGACACGGGAAAAGTTTACACCTCGAAGGCGATTTTAAAGGCAGCCATTAGTTTCGCGCAAGTGCTCAAGGCCAAAAACGTGGGAAAGAACGATAATGTGTTATCTTTGATGGACAATCATCATTACATGATGCCCGCGTGGTTGGGAGTTACCTTCGCTGGTGCTGTGTTGTGTCCCTTTGCTATGACAGATAACTCTGTCAagg aGGAAATAAGTGACATTGTCGATCAAGTCCAacccaaaattttcattacaagTCGTCTCGATCTCGTTGACTACTTTAAAagtatcttcaaaaatttaaatttggacTGCCCAATTTACATTTATGAGAATACGATTGATGGTTGTCACGATTTGAAGCCATTGTTAGAGCAAGATGTCGATATTGACGCCTTTGAAGTaccaaaagtcgaaaattcagCCAAAGATATCGTCATGCTTACATTATCTTCTGCTACAACAGGAAAACCCAAGTTAATCAATACGACACACATGCAGGTTATTGCTggatt acCTACCGACTTTGGAAAAGTCATCATAGCATCAACAAACAAACCTGGCTGGTCTGCGGAAAACAATCTGGCCTTCGGATGTTTAACGCAACCCTACACACGCGTCATCACAGCAAAAGATCAAACAATCGACGAATTCCTTGAACTCATTGACCGTCACAAAGTCAATATTGTCTCTATCAAACCGAAAGACATCTATGCTGCAATTCGTTCGCCAACGATAAAAACGGTCGATTTATCGCATTTGAAGATGGTTGGTAGTTCCGGACAACATTTAAGCACAAAAATCGCCGATGAATTCCAAAGTTACATGACCGGAGGAACTGTTGTGAACGTTTATGGCACCTCTGACGTTGGAATTGCCATCACCCAGATCGTTTTCGGCAAAACCAAGCCAGGTTCCGTTGGACAAATCAACGCAAATGTCACACTTCGCATCGTGAGCGAATCTGGCGAAAATTTGGGCGTCAATGAAATGGGCGAAATCTACGTAAAATGCAACGTTCCGTTTGCCGGCTACtataaaaacgagaaaatgaCGAAGGAGGCCTTGGACGAAGAGGGTTTCTATAGAACAGCGGATATTGGATATGTGGATGCCGAAGGGAACGTTTTTCTCGTCGatcgtaagaaatttttgatcagttaTGGGGgcgaatttttaaatcaaagcgAAATCGAGAAAATTGTCTTGGAGCACGTTAAAGGCGTAGAAGCTGTTTGTGTTGTCGATGTGGAGCATTCAGAATATAACGTGATCCCCATAATTTGCATCATCCCGGAGAAAGGAGTGACCTTGAATGAACAGGAAATTATCGATACAGtccataaaaattacaatcgaaaattttacacaaaagttTTCTTCGTGGATGACATGCCGATGACACTTTCGggtaaatttaagaaatatatgGTGAGGGACCAGATTTTGAAGATGAACAATGGTAAAATTTAA